A stretch of the Nerophis ophidion isolate RoL-2023_Sa linkage group LG29, RoL_Noph_v1.0, whole genome shotgun sequence genome encodes the following:
- the LOC133546113 gene encoding matrin-3-like isoform X2 has protein sequence MHTRSLASLSESREPLTSPLCDDMSQRSQMDGAQQGFAAGRGLLAAAETLNFGMNQMVGGNSGGGGGMEGQESSSRMSRGGGGQLGSTMKLFASLGLSPSDLDALAQIPEEDISVETLPKILMQLKNRKGDMGRGAAAMSSNESYRGGGWDNEGRMGGTSLNQGSGQSDFGFTSRQEVSLSRGQGFNYGGPGLGDGGRGMYSSELSHQDSYSNLQGASMSQSAFLQRSGSPSQGKVQDFLGVPPPMFPHVCSLCDFDVHSTMEWNQHTNGLRHTENRRLLLNMYPEWDPNVASSRSLMESTNMSAGLLGPPPSGPGSAAGMMSGWGSGMGSGMGYGTSGNQSVNQPFVVGGPIVTRSRVVVVNYNRKPLSNNTLLAFAEPFGRLQEHLILSHKAFLEMESHEDAQDMVNYYQRNPATLYGKTLNFYLSKSLMVIEKKRTSDRTGDGQSREAKIEGSQVVFFSNVPREKQDRDELLTIAARFGTVEKHLFLSSQAFIQLGTSDDADMMVKYYTVNPLTIRGRPLGVYTCTKYKTLKLGRRLENVAGNGSKGGASRKTSQSPSRSRDENSRAQSSPEDKEDKEGEEVSGVVESEEENTNEAGAKEAEPEENEGSVQEKAPDDKDVTAETLADVGGATMQAEGGEESEKQKTEPGPGSPEEHKPEQDDNFLENMDEFVTLDELADDEEQLAGNEGPQSEGIDTSRRGGMRVVNVTGFRRGHNFLNELLGLTKPFGKLVRHLVLDRKPEAYLQFTTEQEALAMVKFYNSNVSASVCGRSVKVNHSMTYPTIKIQVSSSSRTPTLLAADRPNFPFSQREVSRVVYVGQLPNSNFSDKDIFQLAEPFGKVRKYFLNRFKRECFLEMERAEDANEMAEAYTANQPKLNDRRLLVYVSRKYTHLRYGHACPSKRDKSSTPSRSAKHTEGEPPVKKARKEEEEQKKPQEEEAVKEDVEPLKQQEEEAVKDDEPMKSQEEEAVKDVEPMKQQEEEAVKDVESMKEQEEEAVKDVEPVKEQEEEEVVKGDEQMKEQEVEVREDDEPMTPQEETSVIDKKEQLEPQDDEALIEEKEHMKPQEAAAVNDEEEQIKPPSEQVEMRPVDEEDKKVEITQKVPDVPHQNQKLTEEEEVAIENSASQTAPPAVANPQAASLPLPPFDANRPIGVEQVKMGYYCRVCLLFYSNEEMAKITHCCSRTHYDKLQKHLEKEKSKEKKRAKTSA, from the exons ATGCACACGCGTTCGTTAGCATCTTTGTCCGAGTCGCGAG AACCTTTGACGTCTCCACTTTGTGACGACATGTCTCAGAGGTCCCAGATGGACGGCGCTCAACAAGGCTTCGCCGCGGGTCGAGGGCTCCTTGCCGCTGCAGAGACTCTAAACTTTGGCATGAATCAGATGGTGGGTGGGAATTCTGGGGGGGGCGGTGGCATGGAGGGCCAGGAGAGCAGCTCCCGCATGTCCCGGGGTGGTGGCGGCCAACTTGGCAGCACCATGAAGCTTTTTGCCAGCTTGGGGCTGTCGCCCTCAGATCTGGATGCTCTGGCCCAGATTCCAGAGGAGGACATCAGTGTGGAGACCCTGCCGAAAATCCTCATGCAGCTCAAGAACCGCAAAGGGGACATGGGGCGGGGAGCAGCCGCCATGTCCTCGAATGAGTCCTACAGAGGCGGCGGCTGGGACAATGAGGGCAGGATGGGCGGGACATCTTTGAATCAGGGGTCTGGCCAGTCAGATTTTGGTTTCACTTCCCGGCAGGAGGTCTCCCTCAGCCGCGGGCAAGGCTTTAATTATGGCGGTCCCGGCCTGGGAGATGGCGGCAGAGGGATGTACTCCTCCGAGCTCTCGCACCAGGACTCCTACAGCAACCTGCAGGGGGCGTCTATGTCCCAGTCTGCCTTTTTGCAGAGGAGCGGCTCCCCTTCACAAGGAAAAGTTCAAGACTTCTTGGGAGTCCCACCCCCCATGTTTCCTCACGTGTGCTCTCTTTGCGACTTTGACGTGCATTCCACCATG GAGTGGAACCAGCATACAAATGGCTTGCGACACACGGAGAACAGGCGTTTGCTGCTCAACAT GTATCCTGAGTGGGACCCAAATGTGGCTTCAAGTCGAAG CCTCATGGAGTCCACCAACATGTCAGCAGGGTTGCTCGGACCGCCCCCCTCAGGACCTGGATCGGCAGCCGGGATGATGTCCGGTTGGG GATCGGGAATGGGATCAGGAATGGGTTACGGAACGTCCGGGAACCAGTCAGTAAACCAACCATTCGTGGTTGGCGGACCAATCGTG ACGAGGAGCAGGGTCGTGGTGGTCAATTATAACAGGAAGCCCCTCAGCAACAACACTTTGTTGGCCTTCGCGGAACCTTTCGGGCGTCTGCAGGAGCACCTGATCCTCAGTCACAAG GCCTTCTTAGAGATGGAGAGTCACGAGGACGCGCAGGACATGGTCAACTACTACCAGCGGAACCCAGCTACACTCTACGGGAAGACTCTCAACTTCTACCTGTCCAAATCGCTCATGGTCATTGAG AAAAAGCGAACGTCGGACAGGACGGGCGACGGGCAGTCCCGGGAGGCCAAGATTGAAGGCAGTCAGGTGGTGTTCTTCTCCAACGTGCCCAGAGAAAAACAGGACAGGGACGAGCTGCTGACCATCGCCGCTCGCTTCGGCACAGTCGAGAAACACCTCTTCTTGTCCAGCCAG GCGTTCATCCAATTGGGGACGTCAGATGATGCGGACATGATGGTGAAGTACTACACCGTCAACCCCCTCACCATCCGAGGACGACCACTCGGAGTCTACACGTGCACCAAGTACAAGACCCTCAA ACTCGGCCGCAGATTGGAAAATGTTGCAGGGAATGGCAGCAAGGGTGGAGCATCAAGAAAAACGTCTCAGTCTCCTTCCAGGAGCAGAGATGAAAACAGCAGAGCCCAATCTTCTCCGGAAGATAAAGAGGACAAGGAAGGGGAGGAAGTGTCTGGAGTTGTGGAATCGGAGGAGGAGaatacaaatgaggcaggtgCAAAGGAGGCGGAGCCCGAGGAAAATGAAGGCAGTGTTCAGGAGAAG GCTCCTGATGACAAAGATGTCACGGCGGAGACTTTGGCAGATGTTGGCGGTGCCACCATGCAGGCTGAGGGTGGGGAGGAGTCGGAGAAGCAGAAAACAGAACCAGGACCAGGAAGTCCTGAGGAACATAAGCCTGAGCAG GATGACAACTTCCTGGAGAACATGGACGAGTTTGTGACGCTGGACGAACTCGCTGATGATGAGGAGCAACTGGCCGGAAACGAAGGACCGCAGTCTGAGGGCATCG ACACGTCGAGGAGAGGG GGGATGAGGGTGGTCAACGTGACTGGTTTCAGACGAGGACACAACTTCCTGAATGAGTTGTTGGGACTGACCAAACCTTTTGGGAAGTTGGTGAGGCATCTGGTCTTGGACCGGAAACCCGAG GCCTACCTTCAGTTTACCACAGAACAAGAAGCGCTGGCGATGGTCAAGTTCTACAACAGTAACGTTTCTGCATCCGTGTGCGGGCGCTCGGTGAAGGTCAACCACTCCATGACGTACCCGACCATCAAGATACAGGTCAGCTCCTCTTCTCGAACGCCAACCTTGTTGGCGGCGGACCGACCTAACTTCCCGTTCTCGCAGCGCGAAGTCAGCCGGGTGGTGTACGTGGGTCAGCTGCCCAACAGCAATTTTTCTGACAAGGACATCTTCCAACTAGCTGAGCCCTTCGGCAAAGTCCGAAAGTATTTCCTTAACCGTTTCAAGAGAGAG TGTTTCCTGGAGATGGAGAGGGCGGAGGACGCAAATGAAATGGCAGAAGCTTACACAGCCAACCAACCAAAGCTGAATGACAGACGACTGCTGGTGTATGTGAGCAGGAAGTACACGCACCTTAGATACGG ACATGCATGTCCCAGCAAGAGGGATAAGAGTAGCACGCCTTCGAGGTCAGCCAAACATACCGAAGGAGAACCTCCAGTCAAGAAAGCCaggaaagaggaagaggagcAAAAGAAACCTCAAGAGGAGGAGGCGGTCAAGGAGGATGTTGAGCCATTGAAACAGCAAGAGGAGGAGGCGGTCAAGGATGATGAGCCAATGAAATCTCAAGAGGAAGAGGCGGTCAAGGACGTTGAGCCAATGAAACAGCAAGAGGAGGAGGCGGTCAAGGACGTTGAGTCAATGAAAGAGCAAGAGGAGGAGGCAGTCAAGGACGTTGAGCCAGTGAAAGAgcaagaggaggaggaggtggtcaaGGGCGATGAACAAATGAAAGAGCAAGAGGTGGAGGTCAGGGAGGATGATGAGCCAATGACACCTCAAGAGGAAACATCAGTCATAGACAAAAAAGAGCAATTGGAACCCCAGGATGACGAGGCACTCATTGAGGAAAAGGAGCACATGAAACCTCAAGAGGCAGCGGCAGTCAATGATGAAGAGGAGCAAATAAAACCTCCGTCAGAGCAGGTGGAAATGAGACCTGTGGATGAAGAGGATAAAAAAGTCGAAATCACACAGAAGGTTCCAGATGTTCCACACCAGAACCAGAAA CTGACCGAGGAGGAGGAAGTCGCCATAGAGAATTCTGCCAGCCAGACCGCCCCGCCAGCTGTAGCCAACCCGCAGGCCGCGTCTCTACCGCTGCCGCCATTTGATGCCAACAGACCAATCG GTGTGGAACAGGTGAAGATGGGCTACTACTGCCGCGTCTGTCTCCTCTTCTACTCCAACGAGGAGATGGCCAAGATTACGCACTGCTGCAGCCGGACACACTACGACAAGCTTCAG AAACATCTGGAGAAGGAAAAAAGCAAGGAGAAGAAACGAGCTAAGACGTCTGCGTGA
- the LOC133546113 gene encoding matrin-3-like isoform X3 — protein sequence MHTRSLASLSESREPLTSPLCDDMSQRSQMDGAQQGFAAGRGLLAAAETLNFGMNQMVGGNSGGGGGMEGQESSSRMSRGGGGQLGSTMKLFASLGLSPSDLDALAQIPEEDISVETLPKILMQLKNRKGDMGRGAAAMSSNESYRGGGWDNEGRMGGTSLNQGSGQSDFGFTSRQEVSLSRGQGFNYGGPGLGDGGRGMYSSELSHQDSYSNLQGASMSQSAFLQRSGSPSQGKVQDFLGVPPPMFPHVCSLCDFDVHSTMEWNQHTNGLRHTENRRLLLNMYPEWDPNVASSRSSLMESTNMSAGLLGPPPSGPGSAAGMMSGWGSGMGSGMGYGTSGNQSVNQPFVVGGPIVTRSRVVVVNYNRKPLSNNTLLAFAEPFGRLQEHLILSHKAFLEMESHEDAQDMVNYYQRNPATLYGKTLNFYLSKSLMVIEKKRTSDRTGDGQSREAKIEGSQVVFFSNVPREKQDRDELLTIAARFGTVEKHLFLSSQAFIQLGTSDDADMMVKYYTVNPLTIRGRPLGVYTCTKYKTLKLGRRLENVAGNGSKGGASRKTSQSPSRSRDENSRAQSSPEDKEDKEGEEVSGVVESEEENTNEAGAKEAEPEENEGSVQEKAPDDKDVTAETLADVGGATMQAEGGEESEKQKTEPGPGSPEEHKPEQDDNFLENMDEFVTLDELADDEEQLAGNEGPQSEGIDTSRRGGMRVVNVTGFRRGHNFLNELLGLTKPFGKLVRHLVLDRKPEAYLQFTTEQEALAMVKFYNSNVSASVCGRSVKVNHSMTYPTIKIQREVSRVVYVGQLPNSNFSDKDIFQLAEPFGKVRKYFLNRFKRECFLEMERAEDANEMAEAYTANQPKLNDRRLLVYVSRKYTHLRYGHACPSKRDKSSTPSRSAKHTEGEPPVKKARKEEEEQKKPQEEEAVKEDVEPLKQQEEEAVKDDEPMKSQEEEAVKDVEPMKQQEEEAVKDVESMKEQEEEAVKDVEPVKEQEEEEVVKGDEQMKEQEVEVREDDEPMTPQEETSVIDKKEQLEPQDDEALIEEKEHMKPQEAAAVNDEEEQIKPPSEQVEMRPVDEEDKKVEITQKVPDVPHQNQKLTEEEEVAIENSASQTAPPAVANPQAASLPLPPFDANRPIGVEQVKMGYYCRVCLLFYSNEEMAKITHCCSRTHYDKLQKHLEKEKSKEKKRAKTSA from the exons ATGCACACGCGTTCGTTAGCATCTTTGTCCGAGTCGCGAG AACCTTTGACGTCTCCACTTTGTGACGACATGTCTCAGAGGTCCCAGATGGACGGCGCTCAACAAGGCTTCGCCGCGGGTCGAGGGCTCCTTGCCGCTGCAGAGACTCTAAACTTTGGCATGAATCAGATGGTGGGTGGGAATTCTGGGGGGGGCGGTGGCATGGAGGGCCAGGAGAGCAGCTCCCGCATGTCCCGGGGTGGTGGCGGCCAACTTGGCAGCACCATGAAGCTTTTTGCCAGCTTGGGGCTGTCGCCCTCAGATCTGGATGCTCTGGCCCAGATTCCAGAGGAGGACATCAGTGTGGAGACCCTGCCGAAAATCCTCATGCAGCTCAAGAACCGCAAAGGGGACATGGGGCGGGGAGCAGCCGCCATGTCCTCGAATGAGTCCTACAGAGGCGGCGGCTGGGACAATGAGGGCAGGATGGGCGGGACATCTTTGAATCAGGGGTCTGGCCAGTCAGATTTTGGTTTCACTTCCCGGCAGGAGGTCTCCCTCAGCCGCGGGCAAGGCTTTAATTATGGCGGTCCCGGCCTGGGAGATGGCGGCAGAGGGATGTACTCCTCCGAGCTCTCGCACCAGGACTCCTACAGCAACCTGCAGGGGGCGTCTATGTCCCAGTCTGCCTTTTTGCAGAGGAGCGGCTCCCCTTCACAAGGAAAAGTTCAAGACTTCTTGGGAGTCCCACCCCCCATGTTTCCTCACGTGTGCTCTCTTTGCGACTTTGACGTGCATTCCACCATG GAGTGGAACCAGCATACAAATGGCTTGCGACACACGGAGAACAGGCGTTTGCTGCTCAACAT GTATCCTGAGTGGGACCCAAATGTGGCTTCAAGTCGAAG CAGCCTCATGGAGTCCACCAACATGTCAGCAGGGTTGCTCGGACCGCCCCCCTCAGGACCTGGATCGGCAGCCGGGATGATGTCCGGTTGGG GATCGGGAATGGGATCAGGAATGGGTTACGGAACGTCCGGGAACCAGTCAGTAAACCAACCATTCGTGGTTGGCGGACCAATCGTG ACGAGGAGCAGGGTCGTGGTGGTCAATTATAACAGGAAGCCCCTCAGCAACAACACTTTGTTGGCCTTCGCGGAACCTTTCGGGCGTCTGCAGGAGCACCTGATCCTCAGTCACAAG GCCTTCTTAGAGATGGAGAGTCACGAGGACGCGCAGGACATGGTCAACTACTACCAGCGGAACCCAGCTACACTCTACGGGAAGACTCTCAACTTCTACCTGTCCAAATCGCTCATGGTCATTGAG AAAAAGCGAACGTCGGACAGGACGGGCGACGGGCAGTCCCGGGAGGCCAAGATTGAAGGCAGTCAGGTGGTGTTCTTCTCCAACGTGCCCAGAGAAAAACAGGACAGGGACGAGCTGCTGACCATCGCCGCTCGCTTCGGCACAGTCGAGAAACACCTCTTCTTGTCCAGCCAG GCGTTCATCCAATTGGGGACGTCAGATGATGCGGACATGATGGTGAAGTACTACACCGTCAACCCCCTCACCATCCGAGGACGACCACTCGGAGTCTACACGTGCACCAAGTACAAGACCCTCAA ACTCGGCCGCAGATTGGAAAATGTTGCAGGGAATGGCAGCAAGGGTGGAGCATCAAGAAAAACGTCTCAGTCTCCTTCCAGGAGCAGAGATGAAAACAGCAGAGCCCAATCTTCTCCGGAAGATAAAGAGGACAAGGAAGGGGAGGAAGTGTCTGGAGTTGTGGAATCGGAGGAGGAGaatacaaatgaggcaggtgCAAAGGAGGCGGAGCCCGAGGAAAATGAAGGCAGTGTTCAGGAGAAG GCTCCTGATGACAAAGATGTCACGGCGGAGACTTTGGCAGATGTTGGCGGTGCCACCATGCAGGCTGAGGGTGGGGAGGAGTCGGAGAAGCAGAAAACAGAACCAGGACCAGGAAGTCCTGAGGAACATAAGCCTGAGCAG GATGACAACTTCCTGGAGAACATGGACGAGTTTGTGACGCTGGACGAACTCGCTGATGATGAGGAGCAACTGGCCGGAAACGAAGGACCGCAGTCTGAGGGCATCG ACACGTCGAGGAGAGGG GGGATGAGGGTGGTCAACGTGACTGGTTTCAGACGAGGACACAACTTCCTGAATGAGTTGTTGGGACTGACCAAACCTTTTGGGAAGTTGGTGAGGCATCTGGTCTTGGACCGGAAACCCGAG GCCTACCTTCAGTTTACCACAGAACAAGAAGCGCTGGCGATGGTCAAGTTCTACAACAGTAACGTTTCTGCATCCGTGTGCGGGCGCTCGGTGAAGGTCAACCACTCCATGACGTACCCGACCATCAAGATACAG CGCGAAGTCAGCCGGGTGGTGTACGTGGGTCAGCTGCCCAACAGCAATTTTTCTGACAAGGACATCTTCCAACTAGCTGAGCCCTTCGGCAAAGTCCGAAAGTATTTCCTTAACCGTTTCAAGAGAGAG TGTTTCCTGGAGATGGAGAGGGCGGAGGACGCAAATGAAATGGCAGAAGCTTACACAGCCAACCAACCAAAGCTGAATGACAGACGACTGCTGGTGTATGTGAGCAGGAAGTACACGCACCTTAGATACGG ACATGCATGTCCCAGCAAGAGGGATAAGAGTAGCACGCCTTCGAGGTCAGCCAAACATACCGAAGGAGAACCTCCAGTCAAGAAAGCCaggaaagaggaagaggagcAAAAGAAACCTCAAGAGGAGGAGGCGGTCAAGGAGGATGTTGAGCCATTGAAACAGCAAGAGGAGGAGGCGGTCAAGGATGATGAGCCAATGAAATCTCAAGAGGAAGAGGCGGTCAAGGACGTTGAGCCAATGAAACAGCAAGAGGAGGAGGCGGTCAAGGACGTTGAGTCAATGAAAGAGCAAGAGGAGGAGGCAGTCAAGGACGTTGAGCCAGTGAAAGAgcaagaggaggaggaggtggtcaaGGGCGATGAACAAATGAAAGAGCAAGAGGTGGAGGTCAGGGAGGATGATGAGCCAATGACACCTCAAGAGGAAACATCAGTCATAGACAAAAAAGAGCAATTGGAACCCCAGGATGACGAGGCACTCATTGAGGAAAAGGAGCACATGAAACCTCAAGAGGCAGCGGCAGTCAATGATGAAGAGGAGCAAATAAAACCTCCGTCAGAGCAGGTGGAAATGAGACCTGTGGATGAAGAGGATAAAAAAGTCGAAATCACACAGAAGGTTCCAGATGTTCCACACCAGAACCAGAAA CTGACCGAGGAGGAGGAAGTCGCCATAGAGAATTCTGCCAGCCAGACCGCCCCGCCAGCTGTAGCCAACCCGCAGGCCGCGTCTCTACCGCTGCCGCCATTTGATGCCAACAGACCAATCG GTGTGGAACAGGTGAAGATGGGCTACTACTGCCGCGTCTGTCTCCTCTTCTACTCCAACGAGGAGATGGCCAAGATTACGCACTGCTGCAGCCGGACACACTACGACAAGCTTCAG AAACATCTGGAGAAGGAAAAAAGCAAGGAGAAGAAACGAGCTAAGACGTCTGCGTGA
- the LOC133546113 gene encoding matrin-3-like isoform X1: MHTRSLASLSESREPLTSPLCDDMSQRSQMDGAQQGFAAGRGLLAAAETLNFGMNQMVGGNSGGGGGMEGQESSSRMSRGGGGQLGSTMKLFASLGLSPSDLDALAQIPEEDISVETLPKILMQLKNRKGDMGRGAAAMSSNESYRGGGWDNEGRMGGTSLNQGSGQSDFGFTSRQEVSLSRGQGFNYGGPGLGDGGRGMYSSELSHQDSYSNLQGASMSQSAFLQRSGSPSQGKVQDFLGVPPPMFPHVCSLCDFDVHSTMEWNQHTNGLRHTENRRLLLNMYPEWDPNVASSRSSLMESTNMSAGLLGPPPSGPGSAAGMMSGWGSGMGSGMGYGTSGNQSVNQPFVVGGPIVTRSRVVVVNYNRKPLSNNTLLAFAEPFGRLQEHLILSHKAFLEMESHEDAQDMVNYYQRNPATLYGKTLNFYLSKSLMVIEKKRTSDRTGDGQSREAKIEGSQVVFFSNVPREKQDRDELLTIAARFGTVEKHLFLSSQAFIQLGTSDDADMMVKYYTVNPLTIRGRPLGVYTCTKYKTLKLGRRLENVAGNGSKGGASRKTSQSPSRSRDENSRAQSSPEDKEDKEGEEVSGVVESEEENTNEAGAKEAEPEENEGSVQEKAPDDKDVTAETLADVGGATMQAEGGEESEKQKTEPGPGSPEEHKPEQDDNFLENMDEFVTLDELADDEEQLAGNEGPQSEGIDTSRRGGMRVVNVTGFRRGHNFLNELLGLTKPFGKLVRHLVLDRKPEAYLQFTTEQEALAMVKFYNSNVSASVCGRSVKVNHSMTYPTIKIQVSSSSRTPTLLAADRPNFPFSQREVSRVVYVGQLPNSNFSDKDIFQLAEPFGKVRKYFLNRFKRECFLEMERAEDANEMAEAYTANQPKLNDRRLLVYVSRKYTHLRYGHACPSKRDKSSTPSRSAKHTEGEPPVKKARKEEEEQKKPQEEEAVKEDVEPLKQQEEEAVKDDEPMKSQEEEAVKDVEPMKQQEEEAVKDVESMKEQEEEAVKDVEPVKEQEEEEVVKGDEQMKEQEVEVREDDEPMTPQEETSVIDKKEQLEPQDDEALIEEKEHMKPQEAAAVNDEEEQIKPPSEQVEMRPVDEEDKKVEITQKVPDVPHQNQKLTEEEEVAIENSASQTAPPAVANPQAASLPLPPFDANRPIGVEQVKMGYYCRVCLLFYSNEEMAKITHCCSRTHYDKLQKHLEKEKSKEKKRAKTSA; the protein is encoded by the exons ATGCACACGCGTTCGTTAGCATCTTTGTCCGAGTCGCGAG AACCTTTGACGTCTCCACTTTGTGACGACATGTCTCAGAGGTCCCAGATGGACGGCGCTCAACAAGGCTTCGCCGCGGGTCGAGGGCTCCTTGCCGCTGCAGAGACTCTAAACTTTGGCATGAATCAGATGGTGGGTGGGAATTCTGGGGGGGGCGGTGGCATGGAGGGCCAGGAGAGCAGCTCCCGCATGTCCCGGGGTGGTGGCGGCCAACTTGGCAGCACCATGAAGCTTTTTGCCAGCTTGGGGCTGTCGCCCTCAGATCTGGATGCTCTGGCCCAGATTCCAGAGGAGGACATCAGTGTGGAGACCCTGCCGAAAATCCTCATGCAGCTCAAGAACCGCAAAGGGGACATGGGGCGGGGAGCAGCCGCCATGTCCTCGAATGAGTCCTACAGAGGCGGCGGCTGGGACAATGAGGGCAGGATGGGCGGGACATCTTTGAATCAGGGGTCTGGCCAGTCAGATTTTGGTTTCACTTCCCGGCAGGAGGTCTCCCTCAGCCGCGGGCAAGGCTTTAATTATGGCGGTCCCGGCCTGGGAGATGGCGGCAGAGGGATGTACTCCTCCGAGCTCTCGCACCAGGACTCCTACAGCAACCTGCAGGGGGCGTCTATGTCCCAGTCTGCCTTTTTGCAGAGGAGCGGCTCCCCTTCACAAGGAAAAGTTCAAGACTTCTTGGGAGTCCCACCCCCCATGTTTCCTCACGTGTGCTCTCTTTGCGACTTTGACGTGCATTCCACCATG GAGTGGAACCAGCATACAAATGGCTTGCGACACACGGAGAACAGGCGTTTGCTGCTCAACAT GTATCCTGAGTGGGACCCAAATGTGGCTTCAAGTCGAAG CAGCCTCATGGAGTCCACCAACATGTCAGCAGGGTTGCTCGGACCGCCCCCCTCAGGACCTGGATCGGCAGCCGGGATGATGTCCGGTTGGG GATCGGGAATGGGATCAGGAATGGGTTACGGAACGTCCGGGAACCAGTCAGTAAACCAACCATTCGTGGTTGGCGGACCAATCGTG ACGAGGAGCAGGGTCGTGGTGGTCAATTATAACAGGAAGCCCCTCAGCAACAACACTTTGTTGGCCTTCGCGGAACCTTTCGGGCGTCTGCAGGAGCACCTGATCCTCAGTCACAAG GCCTTCTTAGAGATGGAGAGTCACGAGGACGCGCAGGACATGGTCAACTACTACCAGCGGAACCCAGCTACACTCTACGGGAAGACTCTCAACTTCTACCTGTCCAAATCGCTCATGGTCATTGAG AAAAAGCGAACGTCGGACAGGACGGGCGACGGGCAGTCCCGGGAGGCCAAGATTGAAGGCAGTCAGGTGGTGTTCTTCTCCAACGTGCCCAGAGAAAAACAGGACAGGGACGAGCTGCTGACCATCGCCGCTCGCTTCGGCACAGTCGAGAAACACCTCTTCTTGTCCAGCCAG GCGTTCATCCAATTGGGGACGTCAGATGATGCGGACATGATGGTGAAGTACTACACCGTCAACCCCCTCACCATCCGAGGACGACCACTCGGAGTCTACACGTGCACCAAGTACAAGACCCTCAA ACTCGGCCGCAGATTGGAAAATGTTGCAGGGAATGGCAGCAAGGGTGGAGCATCAAGAAAAACGTCTCAGTCTCCTTCCAGGAGCAGAGATGAAAACAGCAGAGCCCAATCTTCTCCGGAAGATAAAGAGGACAAGGAAGGGGAGGAAGTGTCTGGAGTTGTGGAATCGGAGGAGGAGaatacaaatgaggcaggtgCAAAGGAGGCGGAGCCCGAGGAAAATGAAGGCAGTGTTCAGGAGAAG GCTCCTGATGACAAAGATGTCACGGCGGAGACTTTGGCAGATGTTGGCGGTGCCACCATGCAGGCTGAGGGTGGGGAGGAGTCGGAGAAGCAGAAAACAGAACCAGGACCAGGAAGTCCTGAGGAACATAAGCCTGAGCAG GATGACAACTTCCTGGAGAACATGGACGAGTTTGTGACGCTGGACGAACTCGCTGATGATGAGGAGCAACTGGCCGGAAACGAAGGACCGCAGTCTGAGGGCATCG ACACGTCGAGGAGAGGG GGGATGAGGGTGGTCAACGTGACTGGTTTCAGACGAGGACACAACTTCCTGAATGAGTTGTTGGGACTGACCAAACCTTTTGGGAAGTTGGTGAGGCATCTGGTCTTGGACCGGAAACCCGAG GCCTACCTTCAGTTTACCACAGAACAAGAAGCGCTGGCGATGGTCAAGTTCTACAACAGTAACGTTTCTGCATCCGTGTGCGGGCGCTCGGTGAAGGTCAACCACTCCATGACGTACCCGACCATCAAGATACAGGTCAGCTCCTCTTCTCGAACGCCAACCTTGTTGGCGGCGGACCGACCTAACTTCCCGTTCTCGCAGCGCGAAGTCAGCCGGGTGGTGTACGTGGGTCAGCTGCCCAACAGCAATTTTTCTGACAAGGACATCTTCCAACTAGCTGAGCCCTTCGGCAAAGTCCGAAAGTATTTCCTTAACCGTTTCAAGAGAGAG TGTTTCCTGGAGATGGAGAGGGCGGAGGACGCAAATGAAATGGCAGAAGCTTACACAGCCAACCAACCAAAGCTGAATGACAGACGACTGCTGGTGTATGTGAGCAGGAAGTACACGCACCTTAGATACGG ACATGCATGTCCCAGCAAGAGGGATAAGAGTAGCACGCCTTCGAGGTCAGCCAAACATACCGAAGGAGAACCTCCAGTCAAGAAAGCCaggaaagaggaagaggagcAAAAGAAACCTCAAGAGGAGGAGGCGGTCAAGGAGGATGTTGAGCCATTGAAACAGCAAGAGGAGGAGGCGGTCAAGGATGATGAGCCAATGAAATCTCAAGAGGAAGAGGCGGTCAAGGACGTTGAGCCAATGAAACAGCAAGAGGAGGAGGCGGTCAAGGACGTTGAGTCAATGAAAGAGCAAGAGGAGGAGGCAGTCAAGGACGTTGAGCCAGTGAAAGAgcaagaggaggaggaggtggtcaaGGGCGATGAACAAATGAAAGAGCAAGAGGTGGAGGTCAGGGAGGATGATGAGCCAATGACACCTCAAGAGGAAACATCAGTCATAGACAAAAAAGAGCAATTGGAACCCCAGGATGACGAGGCACTCATTGAGGAAAAGGAGCACATGAAACCTCAAGAGGCAGCGGCAGTCAATGATGAAGAGGAGCAAATAAAACCTCCGTCAGAGCAGGTGGAAATGAGACCTGTGGATGAAGAGGATAAAAAAGTCGAAATCACACAGAAGGTTCCAGATGTTCCACACCAGAACCAGAAA CTGACCGAGGAGGAGGAAGTCGCCATAGAGAATTCTGCCAGCCAGACCGCCCCGCCAGCTGTAGCCAACCCGCAGGCCGCGTCTCTACCGCTGCCGCCATTTGATGCCAACAGACCAATCG GTGTGGAACAGGTGAAGATGGGCTACTACTGCCGCGTCTGTCTCCTCTTCTACTCCAACGAGGAGATGGCCAAGATTACGCACTGCTGCAGCCGGACACACTACGACAAGCTTCAG AAACATCTGGAGAAGGAAAAAAGCAAGGAGAAGAAACGAGCTAAGACGTCTGCGTGA